CGCATCGCCGAGCGCGAGCAGAGCCTGCGCGAACGCGGCCTGCTGACGCAGAAGCCCTCGAACGCCGAGGCCTTCGCCGCTGTGCGCGCGGAGTTCGACCAGCCGACGCTCGACCTCATCGCCAGCTTCCAGAACGCGGTGGTGAAGAACCTCGTGCGCCACACCTTCGCCGCGGCCGAGGAGTTCGGCGCAAAGGCGATCGTGGTCTCCGGCGGTGTTTCCGCGAATAGCGAACTTCGCACAACGATGACGAACACCGCACAGGTCTCGAAGCTGCCAATCGCCTTTCCGCAGATCGCGCTTTCGACCGATAATGCAGCGATGATCGCCGCCGCGGCGTGGCCGAAACTCGTCGCCGGACACTTCGCTGAAGATACGCTCGAGCCGACGCCGCAGTTACGGCTTGGCTAAGCCCTGCGAACCGCTAAAATAAAAGATGTTGCGCATTTCTCCGCGCCCCAGCCCACGCGAAAGACCCTGACCTTGCCCGTTCAACTTTTCAATACTCTCTCCGGCAAAATCGAACCACTCTTCGCCGTCGACGGCCAGACCTTTCGCTTCTACTGCTGCGGCCCCACGGTCTACGATTACGGCCACATCGGCAACTTCCGCACCTTTCTGCATGTGGATGTACTGCGCCGCGTCGCGCGTCTGAATGGCCTTGCGCTGAAGCACGTGATGAACATCACGGACGTGGACGACAAGATCATTCGCAACGCGGGCATCGCAGGCAAGCCGATCAACGAGTACTCCGCGAAGTTTGAGAAAGCGTTCTTTGAAGACATGGATGCGCTTGGCGTCGAGCGCCCCGAGCAGGTGGCGCGCGCGACCGAGAGCATCGACGACATGGTCGCGCTCATCGAGAAGCTGGCCAGCGAAGACATTGCCTACAAAGGGCCGGACGGCTCGTGGTACTTCCGCATCGCGAAGTTCCCTGACTACGGCAAGCTGTCGAAGAAGGACTTTGAAGGTATCGAAGACGGCGCGCGCGTGGACGTGGACGAATACGACAAGGATGCCGCGCGTGACTTCGCGCTGTGGAAGGCTGTAAAGCCTGGCGAAACCTCATGGCAGACGCCGCTGGGCGAGGGCCGTCCCGGCTGGCACATCGAGTGCTCGGCGATGGCGATGAAGTACCTTGGGCCATCGTTCGATCTGCACGCTGGCGGCGAAGACCTGATGTTCCCGCACCACGAGAACGAGATCGCACAAAGCGAGTGCGCGTCGCACGAGCCGTTCGCACGCCACTGGTTCCACGTGCGTTTCCTGCTCGTTGAAGGCAAGAAGATGTCGAAGAGCGAAGGCAATTTCTACACGCTCCGCGACTTGCTGCTGAAGGGCTACCGAGCTTCGGCGATCCGCTTCCTGCTGCTCTCCGTGCCGTACCGCCATCAGATGAACTTCACCTTCGATGGCCTGACGGAATCGACGAATGCGATCGAGCGTCTGCGCACATTCCACCAGCGCATCGCGAAGGGCACGTGGCCCGATGCGCCTGCGGAGAACGCCTCCGTGGCAGAGACGATCGCCAAGGGCGGCGTGGACTATCTCGCCGCGCTGAACAGCGACCTGAACACCGCGGAAGCGCGTGCCGCGATCTTTGACGTGCTGCGCACCGTGAACGCTGCGGCCGATGCGAACAAGTTGACCAAGGCCGATGCCGATGCGACGCTCGCACTGCTGGAGCAGTTCGACGCTGTCTTCGCCGTGCTGGTCGACAACGATGCGGAACTCACGAAGGCCGCGCTGGCGTGGGCCGAGGCTGAAGGCCGCATCGACGAAGCTGCCGCTGAAGTGGTGGCGCAGTTCGGTGCGGGTTCGCTGACCGATGCCGACATCGACGCGCTGGTCGCCGAGCGAACGCAAGCCAAGCGTTCGCGGAACTTCGCGCGTGCGGATGCGATTCGCAACGAGTTGCTCGAGAAGGGCATCCTCCTCGAGGACTCGAAGGACGGCGTGCGCTGGAAGCGTAAGTAAACGCGACGAGAGCCGTCAGAATGATCTGCGGCCAGAGCACGAACGGTAGGTCAGGGCTTTAGCCCTGACGCCGCTTCGGCTTTTCGCGGCCGGCTTTAGCCGCTGCGGTAGGACACGAACGCAAGCATCACCGCAGGGTTCGAAGGCCCTTCTCCATTTTGCGGTGTTGAGTGTCAGGGCTGAAATACCGCCCGTGCCTCATCCGTTTCATTGCGAGTCGTTTTACGAAGTCTCACGGCACGGTGCGCGTTGCATCGCAGTCTCAAACCGTCTCCAATCACCTGAACATGCTGCAAACCCACATCGCCAAGAATCGAGAGTGGGGCCCCGTTGTTGCTTGACCTACGGCTGCCAGTTCGGGCCGATCAGCTCGCGCAGCAGCTCGGGCGTTGCCCACGTGCCTTTGCGCTCGTGGTGGCGAATCCACTCGGGGCCTGCGCCGATGTGAAGATGATCGCTGCGCCATTCGGGCGCCTGCGTGCTGACCATCAGCGCGAACTCTGCGCCGGGCAACAGCTTCGCCGCCTGCCAGCAACCGGCAGGCACAGGCACCACAGCATCTTCGACGGGCCCGTAGTCACGGCCCATGACATCGCGCTCCGTGCGTCCGCTGGGACAGATCACAAAGACCTCCACCGGGCCGCCTTCAACGAGGATGTGTGTCTCTTCCGACTCAAGCCGATGCAGATAGCGGATCGGCAGAGCGCTCGTCAGCATGTCGTAGTTGCGGCTCTGCACGGCCATCGCCTTGCCGTCGATCAATGTCTCCGGCATGGTGCGGCCGATCACTCCACGGAGACCGCCTTCGCGCGTCTGCGGGCGGAGATCGAGCGCCTGAATGATCTGCTCGGCGCGTGAGGCCGGCGAGACCGGACGCGTTGCCACAAACTGCTGCGCGCCGGCGACAATGCCGCCAAGCAGCAAAACTCCCGCCGCTCCGCGACGCATCATCTTCGGGTTGAGCCCTTTACGCACAGCCATGAGGGTAGCAGAGCGCGATGCGAGTATGCTCAGAACATTCCCATGATGCTTGCCCTCAGCGTGCTTCTTTTTGCGTTCGCTCAACAACCTGCAGCGGCGCCTGCTCCTCCGCCACAAACCGCCGTTTCGCACGCCAGCGCGAACGCTGCAGGCACTCCGTCGGCACCGGTCTTCGGGCCCAGCCACGTCGTGCTCGAAGACGGCGATCTGAGCTTCGATCTGCCGGACGGCGTGCGCTCACGCACCGACCTTGTAGAGCGCTGGAACAAAGAGAGCAAGGACAAGTCCAAGAGCGGTAACCCCTGCACGGAGGTGCGGCTGATCGCATACGACACGCTCTCCGTGCGGCGTGTGCAGGTGTATCGCTACAACGCCGAGTGCCTCAACCAGCATCCGGTTTCGCTGAGCAAGACGCGTTCCACGGCGCAGTCGCTGCTGCGAGCGATGCTACGCAATCTCGGCACCGAAGCGATGGCTTCGCCGATGGACTACACGCTCGACGACCGCACTGCGGCAACGACCGTCGGCAATGTGTACGCGTTGGCAAGCCACGGCATACTCTTCGGCGAGTCAACCTGCTTTCCGACGAAGGACGACCTGACCTGCATGGTTTTCATTTCCTACAACGCAGCGCGTGCACGTACGCTCGCGGCCATGCCCATTCGCTTCGGCAACCACAAACCTGTGGCTGCGATCCCCGATGACGTGAGCCGCTTTACCGCGTTACCCACGAACACGTTTCACGACGATCGGCGCGGAGTGGAGTTCACTTACCCGGGTAGTTGATCGAGGCGTTGGAGTGCCGCTCATCCCGCCAGATCTGTTGAAGAAGAAGTAGCGTGATACGCTCATCTGCATCATGATCGTTCCCTTCACGCTGTTTCTGCTGGCGCTCGCGCCCTGGCAGCAAGCCACGCCTAAGCCGGCTCCGATGACGCCTGCACCTTCGCCGAAGACCTTCCACGATGCGAAGCTCGGCCTCGACTATAGCTACCCTGCGTCGTTCCAGACACAAGATATGTCCAGCGCGATTGATGCCGAGAAGGCAAAGTCCGAGGGAGCGATGAAGGAGGCTCTCGGTTGCACGACGATGCCGATCATGGGCCTGAGTCTTGAGTCAGGGCTTCAGCTTCTCATCCTCGTGCAGCTTGACCCGAAGTGCATGGGCTTCGCGGCGACCGCCGACCAGCTCTCGACCTTCGCCAAAGGATCCTTGAATGAAGGACTCGTCAAGCTCGGCAAGCCCTCCTTCAGCGATGCGCGCACCTACAAAATGGGCGACGCCGACGCAGGCATGGTGTACGCCACGGTAGAAACACCGCAGATGCCCGAGCCGATGCACGCTGCTGCGACGTGCGCACTCGTGCAGGGTCAGGTGATCTGCTGGGAGTTTATCGTGAGCAACTGCAGTGATCTTGCGAAGCTCACGGCTTTGCCGGTCACCTTCAAGGACAAGCCTCCTACACCCGTCATCAGCAAAGACAACCTCCCTCCCTGCAGCGCGAAGTAAGCGAACGCACGAAGGCCCGCTCGATGAGCGGGCTTTCGTGTGTTTGTGGACGGGCGTTAGAAGCGAAGCGCGATCTCACCTGTAATCGTGCGCGGCGACACATAGTGCGTGCCCGAGAACGTCGACAGGAAGTTATAGAGCGCGTACTTGTTCGTCACGTTGATCGCCGTGACGCGGCCCGCAATCTTGTAGCGACCGGTAGCGCCAAAGTGAACGATGTTGTCGTCACCCAGGGCCATGTCGAACAAGTTGCGCGAGCGCACACGCGAAGGATTATGGTCAGCGTCTTCCGAGTTGATGCCCGGCAGGTTGAGCAGCGAGGACTTGAGACCCGCCACCGTGCACTGCTGGAAGCCGTTCGTCGGAGTTGCCGCAACGCCGTTGCACGAAAGGCCCGCCTGGAACTGCTGGTCCGCCGTGAGGCCGCTGAGGTCGATGCCCGGCTGTCCGTTGATCGTGATCGCCGTTGCAGGATCGCAGTCGGTGTTCACGCCGTTCGGGTTGTAGCAGGGCGCTGCGCCCGCGA
The nucleotide sequence above comes from Granulicella cerasi. Encoded proteins:
- the cysS gene encoding cysteine--tRNA ligase, with the translated sequence MPVQLFNTLSGKIEPLFAVDGQTFRFYCCGPTVYDYGHIGNFRTFLHVDVLRRVARLNGLALKHVMNITDVDDKIIRNAGIAGKPINEYSAKFEKAFFEDMDALGVERPEQVARATESIDDMVALIEKLASEDIAYKGPDGSWYFRIAKFPDYGKLSKKDFEGIEDGARVDVDEYDKDAARDFALWKAVKPGETSWQTPLGEGRPGWHIECSAMAMKYLGPSFDLHAGGEDLMFPHHENEIAQSECASHEPFARHWFHVRFLLVEGKKMSKSEGNFYTLRDLLLKGYRASAIRFLLLSVPYRHQMNFTFDGLTESTNAIERLRTFHQRIAKGTWPDAPAENASVAETIAKGGVDYLAALNSDLNTAEARAAIFDVLRTVNAAADANKLTKADADATLALLEQFDAVFAVLVDNDAELTKAALAWAEAEGRIDEAAAEVVAQFGAGSLTDADIDALVAERTQAKRSRNFARADAIRNELLEKGILLEDSKDGVRWKRK
- a CDS encoding cupin domain-containing protein — protein: MAVRKGLNPKMMRRGAAGVLLLGGIVAGAQQFVATRPVSPASRAEQIIQALDLRPQTREGGLRGVIGRTMPETLIDGKAMAVQSRNYDMLTSALPIRYLHRLESEETHILVEGGPVEVFVICPSGRTERDVMGRDYGPVEDAVVPVPAGCWQAAKLLPGAEFALMVSTQAPEWRSDHLHIGAGPEWIRHHERKGTWATPELLRELIGPNWQP